One stretch of Aeromicrobium fastidiosum DNA includes these proteins:
- a CDS encoding AMP-binding protein: protein MTDQATAEHESISIGATDPPMLTGTIGQHLLETVTAHGSAEALVDAATGRRWTYEQLLVDVDAVALGLVGLGVTQGDRVGIWAPNCPEWTIVQLATARIGAVLVTINPAYRTHELSYVIGQSGLRLIVAVSGFKDASYVDMIAEVRGEHPALVDVIVIDEPSWHELRTSGSTADRRLLDEIEQGLDPGDPINIQYTSGTTGFPKGATLSHRNILNNGWFVGELLGYTEHDRICLPVPFYHCFGMVMGNLAAITHGACMVIPAAAFDPAATLRAVADERCTSLYGVPTMFIAMLADPLVDDLDLTSLRTGIMAGSPCPAETMKQVIDRLGMTEVSICYGMTETSPVSLQTRTDDSIDRRVSTVGRVGPHLQVKIVDPLTGRPVGRGEPGELCTRGYSVMLGYWDQPEKTAEAVDADGWMHTGDLGVMDEDGYVNITGRIKDLVIRGGENISPFEVEQFLMTHPDVIDAQVIGVPDDKYGEELMAWLRVREGATPPDADAVREFCRGRLAHYKIPRYVHHVDEFPMTITGKVRKVEMRALAAELLSDRS, encoded by the coding sequence ATGACGGACCAGGCCACCGCTGAGCACGAGAGCATCTCGATCGGTGCCACCGATCCGCCCATGCTGACCGGCACCATCGGCCAGCACCTGCTCGAGACCGTCACGGCGCACGGATCGGCCGAAGCGCTGGTCGACGCGGCGACGGGACGACGATGGACGTACGAGCAGCTGCTCGTCGACGTCGACGCCGTCGCGCTGGGGCTCGTCGGCCTCGGTGTCACCCAGGGCGACCGCGTCGGCATCTGGGCGCCCAACTGCCCGGAGTGGACCATCGTCCAGCTGGCCACCGCACGCATCGGCGCCGTGCTCGTCACGATCAACCCGGCCTATCGCACCCACGAGCTGTCGTACGTCATCGGCCAGTCGGGCCTGCGCCTGATCGTCGCGGTGTCCGGCTTCAAGGACGCCAGCTATGTCGACATGATCGCCGAGGTCCGGGGCGAGCACCCGGCTCTGGTGGACGTGATCGTGATCGACGAGCCGTCCTGGCACGAGCTGCGCACCAGCGGTTCGACGGCAGACCGTCGGCTGCTCGACGAGATCGAGCAGGGCCTCGACCCTGGCGATCCGATCAACATCCAGTACACCTCGGGAACGACCGGCTTCCCCAAGGGCGCGACCCTGTCGCACCGCAACATCCTCAACAACGGATGGTTCGTCGGAGAGCTCCTGGGCTACACCGAGCACGACCGCATCTGCCTACCCGTGCCGTTCTACCACTGCTTCGGCATGGTCATGGGCAATCTGGCCGCCATCACGCACGGTGCCTGCATGGTGATCCCCGCTGCCGCATTCGACCCCGCGGCGACCCTGAGGGCGGTCGCCGACGAACGGTGCACGTCGTTGTACGGGGTCCCCACGATGTTCATCGCGATGCTCGCCGATCCGCTCGTCGACGACCTCGACCTCACGTCACTGCGCACAGGCATCATGGCGGGGTCCCCGTGCCCGGCCGAGACCATGAAGCAGGTCATCGACCGACTCGGCATGACCGAGGTGTCGATCTGCTACGGCATGACCGAGACCTCGCCGGTCTCGCTGCAGACCCGCACCGACGACTCGATCGATCGACGGGTCTCGACGGTGGGCCGGGTCGGACCGCACCTCCAGGTCAAGATCGTCGATCCGCTGACGGGCCGGCCCGTCGGACGAGGTGAGCCCGGCGAGCTGTGCACCCGGGGGTACTCGGTCATGCTCGGCTACTGGGACCAGCCCGAGAAGACCGCCGAGGCCGTGGACGCCGACGGGTGGATGCACACCGGCGACCTCGGCGTCATGGACGAGGACGGCTACGTCAACATCACGGGACGCATCAAGGACCTGGTGATCCGCGGCGGCGAGAACATCAGTCCGTTCGAGGTCGAGCAGTTCCTGATGACCCACCCCGATGTCATCGACGCGCAGGTGATCGGCGTCCCCGACGACAAGTACGGGGAGGAGCTCATGGCGTGGTTGCGCGTCCGCGAGGGCGCGACGCCTCCTGATGCCGATGCCGTGCGCGAGTTCTGCCGCGGCCGGCTCGCCCACTACAAGATCCCCCGGTACGTCCATCACGTCGACGAGTTCCCCATGACGATCACCGGCAAGGTGCGCAAGGTCGAGATGCGGGCGCTCGCAGCAGAGCTGCTGTCCGACCGGTCCTGA
- a CDS encoding InlB B-repeat-containing protein has translation MTLRPAALLCALTVAVAATTVGLAPPAAAATGIGDVETLVSTASSCDEPTSIELTKDVSAPALRLDVACTFTIDLEGHTLALGNVNALADRTTLTIDDSSAAKTGTLAVDASDMPDDESYAGLWIRDSSRLVVNGGTVTAEARTGPGVGDEDGGATVVVTGGSLDATGVDGAGVGGGALGSGSGGTTTITGGTVVATSTSDQVGAGSAGIGAGALGSGATITIGGTAEVTATGSVYGPGIGGGYQGSGSTISIGGTADVTATAGRGGAGVGGSQDGQAATVSITSGAVTATGTAGGAGIGAGTRGVAGSVVTVAGGTVVASAAPGASPEVGGDIGGAGIGSGFGSGAGTIAISGGSVTATGALHSAGIGGSSSTGGTITIGDAATVEAAGGAGGAGIGGGAVSGQAEPDVTVGAGGTVTIGTGAGSAGPTVTATGGFGAAGIGGGQDSNGAAVTIARGADVTASGGEGASVVGRGAGVSTSTFGSLQLAGTLHVPAEQTLEVPAGATATIANTGVITDAGDDEPSDDEAGGRIIGPGTIANGGVILLPTEQVLAVPAATVTGRHHQVSFDTAGGTTVAAVRVFAPSFVQGGRTFPADPVLAGRTFLGWNTEADGSGNPFSSTSVLAGSSTGAPVEVTAYAQWSPVVPPVDPPVDPPVTPPAANAPVIALQPSITGTAREGRTLTAAANASIGATLTYQWLADGVPIARATASTLPLGKAQAARRISVQVTASAPGSATVVKTSPRTRLVASSGKRLVVSSSRIRRGTSFRVAASGLRPGQVVRVVLDGRTAWKGRADRAGTVSRTVRFATSVRTGSRRVKVVGSNARGRQTYAISTRVRLVR, from the coding sequence ATGACGCTGCGTCCTGCTGCCCTGCTCTGTGCCCTCACTGTCGCCGTCGCCGCGACGACCGTCGGCCTGGCCCCACCCGCCGCGGCCGCCACCGGCATCGGTGACGTCGAGACGCTCGTCAGCACGGCGTCGTCGTGCGACGAGCCCACATCCATCGAGCTGACGAAGGACGTCTCGGCTCCCGCGCTGCGACTCGACGTCGCCTGCACGTTCACGATCGACCTCGAGGGCCACACGCTCGCGCTCGGCAACGTCAACGCTCTCGCCGACCGCACGACGTTGACGATCGACGACTCGAGCGCCGCCAAGACCGGCACGCTGGCCGTCGACGCGAGCGACATGCCCGACGACGAGAGCTATGCAGGGCTCTGGATCAGGGACTCCAGCAGGCTCGTCGTCAACGGCGGCACCGTCACGGCCGAGGCCCGCACCGGACCGGGAGTCGGGGACGAGGACGGCGGGGCGACGGTCGTCGTCACCGGCGGGTCGCTCGACGCCACCGGGGTCGACGGAGCCGGTGTCGGCGGCGGTGCTCTCGGCTCAGGATCGGGTGGCACGACGACGATCACCGGCGGGACGGTCGTGGCGACCAGCACGTCGGACCAGGTCGGGGCCGGGTCCGCCGGCATCGGCGCGGGCGCGCTCGGCAGCGGCGCGACGATCACGATCGGCGGCACGGCAGAGGTCACCGCGACCGGATCCGTCTACGGCCCGGGCATCGGCGGCGGCTACCAGGGATCCGGTTCGACGATCTCGATCGGCGGCACCGCCGACGTGACCGCGACGGCCGGCCGCGGCGGAGCGGGCGTCGGCGGCAGCCAGGACGGGCAGGCGGCCACCGTCTCGATCACGAGCGGCGCGGTGACGGCCACGGGCACGGCCGGTGGTGCCGGTATCGGTGCGGGAACGCGCGGCGTGGCCGGGTCCGTCGTCACCGTCGCGGGCGGCACCGTCGTCGCGTCCGCGGCCCCCGGGGCGAGCCCCGAGGTGGGCGGCGACATCGGCGGTGCCGGCATCGGGAGCGGCTTCGGCAGCGGGGCGGGGACGATCGCGATCAGCGGTGGCAGCGTCACCGCTACCGGCGCACTCCACAGCGCGGGCATCGGCGGGTCGAGCTCGACCGGTGGCACGATCACGATCGGCGACGCAGCGACGGTCGAGGCCGCCGGCGGAGCGGGCGGAGCCGGCATCGGCGGTGGAGCCGTGTCGGGGCAGGCAGAACCCGACGTCACGGTCGGCGCGGGCGGAACGGTGACGATCGGCACCGGCGCGGGCTCTGCCGGCCCGACGGTCACCGCCACGGGCGGCTTCGGCGCAGCCGGCATCGGCGGCGGCCAGGACAGCAACGGTGCCGCCGTCACGATCGCCCGGGGCGCGGACGTCACGGCGTCCGGCGGCGAAGGTGCCTCGGTCGTCGGGCGCGGCGCAGGCGTCAGCACGTCCACGTTCGGGTCGCTGCAGCTGGCCGGAACCCTGCACGTCCCCGCGGAACAGACCCTCGAGGTGCCTGCCGGGGCGACGGCGACGATCGCCAACACCGGCGTCATCACCGACGCCGGTGACGATGAACCCTCTGACGACGAAGCCGGCGGGCGGATCATCGGCCCCGGCACGATCGCCAACGGCGGCGTCATCCTCCTGCCGACCGAGCAGGTGCTGGCGGTTCCCGCCGCCACCGTCACGGGCCGTCACCACCAGGTCTCGTTCGACACCGCCGGCGGAACGACCGTGGCAGCCGTGCGAGTCTTCGCGCCCTCATTCGTTCAGGGCGGCCGCACGTTCCCCGCCGATCCCGTGCTCGCGGGCCGCACCTTCCTCGGCTGGAACACCGAGGCCGACGGCTCGGGCAACCCGTTCAGCTCGACGTCCGTGCTGGCCGGCAGCTCCACCGGCGCACCGGTCGAGGTCACGGCGTACGCCCAGTGGTCGCCGGTCGTCCCGCCCGTCGATCCCCCGGTGGACCCGCCGGTCACGCCCCCCGCGGCCAACGCGCCGGTCATCGCCCTGCAGCCGTCGATCACCGGCACGGCGCGTGAGGGTCGGACGCTGACGGCCGCGGCCAATGCGAGCATCGGGGCGACGCTGACCTACCAGTGGCTGGCCGACGGCGTGCCCATCGCCCGTGCCACGGCGTCGACGCTCCCGCTCGGCAAGGCACAGGCCGCGCGCAGGATCTCGGTGCAGGTCACGGCATCGGCACCGGGCTCGGCGACCGTGGTGAAGACGTCCCCGCGGACCCGACTCGTCGCGTCGTCCGGCAAGCGGCTCGTCGTCTCCTCGTCGCGCATCCGCCGGGGGACGTCGTTCAGAGTCGCGGCGTCGGGCCTTCGTCCCGGGCAGGTCGTCCGGGTCGTGCTCGACGGACGCACCGCGTGGAAGGGTCGTGCTGACCGAGCAGGGACGGTGTCGCGCACCGTCCGCTTCGCCACCTCGGTCAGGACGGGCTCGCGCCGGGTGAAGGTCGTCGGGTCGAACGCCCGTGGGCGGCAGACCTACGCGATCTCGACCCGGGTCAGGCTCGTCCGCTGA
- a CDS encoding YegS/Rv2252/BmrU family lipid kinase, with protein MSFDLRRAEPGRPSVITWLVAVPSVVFAFLVVAVATETSAVMRLDLDVAARAYDVTSRSDGFVSFLEAVALVFGNISCAVVLALVAVYAFVRRERAVALWIVLSATAAIGGNALLKLAFTRTRPSFDEPLYEIGGYSFPSGHSAGAGMFFTVAILVAIILTGRGWRRRVLITVFVVLALGVGASRVFLGVHYLSDVVAGLSFGMAVTMGLWVLVVSSRTRLPHELAVITGTGRKRAAVVINPSKVGDVEEFKARVRAVAEISGWNEPLWYETTVEDPGHGQATAALHEEVDLIVAAGGDGTVLAVCEEVARTGTAVGILPHGTGNLLARNLGIPLNTRDALDVVFGGQDRAIDLSTLETDSGTSTTFLVMAGLGMDAAIMTGVNDQLKSKVGWLAYFVSGVKAARFPAMKVKIKVDDGEYKKFRARTVVVGNVGFLQGGIPLLPDAQIDDGKLDVVVIAPKRFIGWLAIIVRVVGRQKRTNERLDRLTGSTIVIKAEKAMPMQLDGDPVGEGREIRANVQPGVLLVRVPVSPAAA; from the coding sequence GTGTCGTTCGACCTGCGTCGCGCCGAGCCCGGCCGACCGTCCGTCATCACCTGGCTCGTCGCCGTACCCTCCGTCGTCTTCGCCTTCCTCGTCGTCGCGGTCGCCACCGAGACGTCCGCCGTCATGCGCCTCGACCTCGACGTCGCCGCCCGCGCGTACGACGTCACGTCCCGCAGCGACGGCTTCGTGTCGTTCCTCGAGGCGGTCGCCCTGGTCTTCGGCAACATCTCGTGCGCCGTCGTGCTCGCGCTCGTCGCGGTGTACGCCTTCGTGCGCCGCGAACGTGCCGTGGCGCTGTGGATCGTCCTCAGCGCGACCGCCGCGATCGGCGGCAACGCCCTGCTCAAGCTGGCGTTCACCCGCACCCGTCCGTCGTTCGACGAGCCGCTGTACGAGATCGGCGGCTACTCGTTCCCGAGCGGGCACTCCGCGGGCGCGGGGATGTTCTTCACCGTCGCGATCCTCGTCGCGATCATCCTGACCGGACGTGGCTGGCGTCGTCGCGTCCTCATCACGGTGTTCGTCGTGCTGGCCCTCGGGGTGGGCGCGAGCCGCGTGTTCCTCGGCGTGCACTACCTCAGCGACGTCGTCGCGGGGCTGTCGTTCGGCATGGCCGTCACGATGGGGCTGTGGGTGCTGGTCGTCAGCAGCCGCACCCGCCTGCCCCACGAGCTCGCCGTCATCACGGGCACCGGACGCAAGCGCGCCGCCGTCGTCATCAACCCCTCCAAGGTCGGCGACGTCGAGGAGTTCAAGGCCCGGGTGCGGGCGGTCGCCGAGATCTCGGGCTGGAACGAGCCGCTCTGGTACGAGACGACGGTCGAGGACCCCGGCCACGGCCAGGCCACCGCCGCGCTGCACGAGGAGGTCGACCTCATCGTCGCCGCCGGCGGTGACGGCACCGTCCTGGCCGTCTGCGAGGAGGTCGCCCGCACCGGCACGGCCGTCGGCATCCTGCCGCACGGCACGGGCAACCTGCTGGCCCGCAACCTCGGCATCCCGCTCAACACCCGCGACGCCCTCGACGTCGTGTTCGGCGGCCAGGACCGGGCGATCGACCTGTCGACGCTCGAGACCGATTCCGGCACGAGCACGACGTTCCTCGTCATGGCCGGGCTGGGCATGGACGCCGCGATCATGACCGGCGTCAACGACCAGCTCAAGAGCAAGGTCGGCTGGCTGGCCTACTTCGTCAGCGGAGTGAAGGCCGCCCGGTTCCCGGCCATGAAGGTCAAGATCAAGGTCGACGACGGCGAGTACAAGAAGTTCCGCGCCCGCACCGTCGTGGTCGGCAACGTCGGCTTCCTGCAGGGCGGCATCCCGCTGCTGCCCGACGCCCAGATCGACGACGGCAAGCTCGACGTCGTGGTCATCGCCCCGAAGCGGTTCATCGGCTGGCTCGCGATCATCGTGCGTGTCGTCGGACGTCAGAAGCGCACCAACGAGCGGCTCGACCGCCTCACCGGCAGCACCATCGTCATCAAGGCCGAGAAGGCCATGCCGATGCAGCTCGACGGCGACCCCGTCGGCGAGGGCCGCGAGATCCGCGCCAACGTGCAGCCCGGCGTCCTGCTGGTGCGCGTGCCGGTCAGCCCCGCCGCAGCCTGA
- the serS gene encoding serine--tRNA ligase — protein sequence MIDPRIVRDDPDAVRAALQRRQLSTDVVDELILADEKRRSSIAAFEALRGEQKNLGKLIPKAQGDEKQQLLARTKELSQQVKDAEVAQGEAGETFDRLLRSLPNLASPDAPQGGEDDFVVLETIGTPRDFAAEGFEPRDHLELGQMLGAIDVERGVKVSGSRFYFLTGVGAQLELALTQLAMSKAAEWGFTPMIPPALVKPSAMEGTGYLGQGGAEDVYYLEKDDLYLVGTSEVALAAYHSGEILDAESLPRRYAAFSPCYRREAGSYGKDTKGIFRVHWFDKVEMFVYTTLEESYAEHQRILGWEKAWLDALELPYRVIDVASGDLGLSAIRKFDCEAWIPTQGKYREVSSASNTTEFQARRLDIRVRGAEGATTPAATLNGTLCAMTRTIIAILENGQQADGSVRLPAALHPLLGEVLRPLA from the coding sequence GTGATCGACCCCCGAATCGTGAGAGACGACCCCGACGCCGTGCGGGCCGCGCTGCAGCGTCGCCAGCTGTCCACCGACGTGGTCGACGAGCTGATCCTCGCCGACGAGAAGCGACGATCGTCCATCGCGGCCTTCGAGGCCCTGCGCGGTGAGCAGAAGAACCTCGGCAAGCTCATCCCCAAGGCCCAGGGTGACGAGAAGCAGCAGCTGCTCGCCCGCACCAAGGAGCTCAGCCAGCAGGTCAAGGACGCCGAGGTCGCACAGGGTGAGGCGGGCGAGACGTTCGACCGCCTGCTCCGCTCGCTGCCCAACCTGGCCTCGCCCGACGCGCCGCAAGGTGGCGAGGACGACTTCGTCGTGCTCGAGACCATCGGCACGCCGCGCGACTTCGCCGCGGAGGGCTTCGAGCCGCGCGACCACCTCGAGCTGGGTCAGATGCTCGGTGCGATCGACGTCGAGCGTGGCGTCAAGGTCAGCGGTTCGCGGTTCTACTTCCTCACCGGGGTCGGCGCGCAGCTCGAGCTGGCGCTGACTCAGCTGGCCATGAGCAAGGCCGCCGAGTGGGGCTTCACGCCCATGATCCCGCCGGCGCTGGTCAAGCCCAGCGCGATGGAGGGCACGGGCTACCTCGGCCAGGGCGGTGCCGAGGATGTCTACTACCTCGAGAAGGACGATCTCTACCTCGTCGGCACGTCCGAGGTCGCGCTCGCGGCGTACCACTCAGGCGAGATCCTCGACGCCGAGTCGCTGCCGCGTCGCTATGCCGCGTTCAGCCCCTGCTACCGGCGCGAGGCCGGCTCGTACGGCAAGGACACCAAGGGCATCTTCCGCGTCCACTGGTTCGACAAGGTCGAGATGTTCGTCTACACGACGCTCGAGGAGTCGTACGCCGAGCACCAGCGCATCCTGGGCTGGGAGAAGGCGTGGCTCGACGCCCTCGAGCTGCCCTACCGCGTCATCGACGTCGCGTCCGGCGACCTCGGGCTGTCGGCCATCCGCAAGTTCGACTGCGAGGCGTGGATCCCCACCCAGGGCAAGTACCGCGAGGTCTCGTCGGCGTCCAACACCACGGAGTTCCAGGCTCGCCGCCTCGACATCCGGGTGCGCGGGGCCGAGGGCGCGACGACCCCGGCGGCGACGCTCAACGGCACGCTGTGCGCCATGACCCGCACGATCATCGCGATCCTCGAGAACGGACAGCAGGCGGACGGTTCGGTGCGCCTGCCGGCCGCGCTGCACCCCCTCCTTGGCGAGGTCCTGAGGCCGCTCGCGTGA
- a CDS encoding HAD family hydrolase yields the protein MTWRPKLVALDVDGTIVNGDNELSDVVRDAVNAIRDAGIETVISTGRAIPGVMDTVGKLGFTDGLAVASNGAVVFRYSDDAADPVDIIHSVTFDAAAAVRRVLEEVPDAIVAVEKVGEGFRVNRPFPETEFADQWVIDDVEKLIAEPVTRVVIRSTDHTPAEFTAIVHDLGLTGTNYFIGYSAWLDLAPEGVSKASGLDVVCERLGIAPTDVLAVGDGNNDLEMLQWAGRGVAMGQSPESLRDVADAVTGSIDEDGLAAELSKYV from the coding sequence GTGACGTGGCGGCCGAAGCTCGTCGCGCTCGACGTCGACGGCACGATCGTCAACGGCGACAACGAGCTCAGCGACGTCGTCCGCGACGCGGTCAACGCGATCCGCGACGCCGGCATCGAGACCGTCATCTCGACAGGCCGGGCCATCCCGGGCGTCATGGACACCGTCGGCAAGCTGGGCTTCACCGACGGCCTGGCGGTCGCGAGCAACGGTGCGGTCGTGTTCCGGTACTCCGACGACGCTGCCGACCCCGTCGACATCATCCACTCGGTGACGTTCGATGCCGCGGCGGCCGTGCGACGGGTGCTGGAGGAGGTGCCCGACGCGATCGTCGCGGTCGAGAAGGTCGGAGAGGGCTTCCGGGTCAACCGGCCGTTCCCCGAGACGGAGTTCGCCGACCAGTGGGTCATCGACGACGTCGAGAAGCTCATCGCCGAGCCGGTCACCCGCGTCGTGATCCGGTCGACCGACCACACCCCCGCGGAGTTCACGGCGATCGTCCACGATCTCGGCCTCACGGGCACCAACTACTTCATCGGCTACTCGGCGTGGCTCGACCTCGCCCCGGAGGGCGTCTCCAAGGCGTCGGGTCTCGACGTCGTCTGCGAACGTCTCGGCATCGCGCCGACAGACGTGCTCGCGGTCGGCGACGGCAACAACGACCTCGAGATGCTCCAGTGGGCCGGCCGCGGCGTGGCGATGGGCCAGAGCCCCGAAAGCCTGAGAGACGTGGCCGACGCAGTAACAGGCTCCATAGACGAAGACGGCCTCGCCGCGGAGCTCAGCAAGTACGTGTGA
- a CDS encoding YjbQ family protein, with the protein MDSITFDVRTGSSSVVRDLTRECAEFCRDRGDGLLHVFVPHATAGVAIIETGAGSDDDLLTALDDLLPRDDRWIHQHGTPGHGRDHVVPAFIAPSMTVPVLGGRLTLGTWQSVCLVDTNVDNPDRQVRLSFLRG; encoded by the coding sequence ATGGACAGCATCACGTTCGACGTCCGCACGGGTTCGTCCTCGGTCGTCCGCGACCTGACACGGGAGTGCGCCGAGTTCTGCCGCGACCGCGGTGACGGGCTGCTGCACGTCTTCGTGCCGCACGCCACGGCCGGCGTCGCGATCATCGAGACCGGAGCCGGCAGCGACGACGACCTGCTCACGGCGCTCGACGACCTGCTGCCCCGCGACGACCGGTGGATCCACCAGCACGGCACCCCCGGCCACGGCCGCGACCACGTCGTGCCGGCGTTCATCGCACCGTCGATGACGGTGCCGGTCCTCGGCGGACGCCTGACCCTCGGAACGTGGCAGTCGGTGTGCCTGGTCGACACCAACGTGGACAACCCCGACCGCCAGGTGCGCCTGAGCTTCTTGCGGGGCTGA
- a CDS encoding WhiB family transcriptional regulator, protein MTVMVDVVTPPCASVPEVYQDELLHTSPSRTEVSAADWERLTAKRASAHRQCAGCPMMVNCLYRAVVEVDVSGFVACTTEQDRAEIRRQLGVEVQQASTTPYGAARVGGGPVSHEAVMTARTAYPKDTCHQLAERLSCSTSTVKRHLRRAREQKLDPTSVPAVGGTTPSIDAVLDCFDQLESSRVA, encoded by the coding sequence ATGACCGTGATGGTCGACGTCGTCACACCCCCGTGCGCCTCGGTGCCCGAGGTCTACCAGGACGAGCTGCTGCACACCTCGCCCTCGCGCACCGAGGTCAGTGCCGCCGACTGGGAGCGGCTCACGGCCAAGCGCGCCTCCGCCCACCGCCAGTGCGCCGGTTGCCCCATGATGGTCAACTGCCTCTACCGCGCGGTCGTCGAGGTCGACGTGTCGGGCTTCGTCGCCTGCACGACCGAGCAGGACCGTGCCGAGATCCGTCGCCAGCTGGGCGTCGAGGTGCAGCAGGCATCGACGACGCCGTACGGCGCGGCCCGCGTCGGCGGCGGACCGGTCAGCCACGAGGCCGTCATGACCGCCCGCACCGCGTACCCCAAGGACACGTGCCACCAGCTGGCCGAGCGGCTCTCGTGCTCGACCTCGACGGTCAAGCGTCACCTGCGTCGGGCGCGCGAGCAGAAGCTCGACCCCACCTCGGTGCCCGCCGTCGGCGGGACGACGCCGTCGATCGACGCCGTGCTCGACTGCTTCGACCAGCTGGAGTCCAGCCGCGTCGCCTGA